The Nicotiana tabacum cultivar K326 chromosome 5, ASM71507v2, whole genome shotgun sequence sequence AACAATACtcaataattaaatgataaaccATTTAATAATAACTCTTCCAATAGTTGCATGAATTCGATCTCCCtaaaacaaaaaaattgaaaagaaagttAAGTTAGTAAGGCGCATAACTTGAAGAAAATACATCACAACTCGAAAAAATAACAACATCTAAAAGAATATGCACCTTTCATCTTGAATAAATAATTCAATTGAATTAGGATTTTCTGGTTTCTCGCGGTCTGGAACGTGCCATCATCTACCAAcacgaaccttcaaattccaactcATTTTGGATGTTGATATTTCGCTGATATAGTTATAGTTTGGAGCTATACTTTGCAGTAGTTTGTGCGTAAGCTAAACCCTAAACAATGTAGAGAAGCCAAACCTAAATAAAAGTTGCTTAAATAAAGATTTCTAAGGAAAGACTATCGAAGTAAATCAATTTTTAGGCCATCTGAAATCCTAATTTTTAAAAACAGTATGTGTAAATCAATGTTTAAGAGCGAATGTGCTCAAGAAATGATACAGATCTTCATTTTTTAGCTCTGggctttttgaattttcaatcttcatttatttttttgttaaccaccaaactttaatttttcttgtctttttcctttgtcctcTTGTTAATATATCATTTCCTTTAATAAAATATAGATGTAagacaaaatatttatttaattaattcattcttaaaaaagaatacctaccataactgaattttacacaagatttaattaaagatacctataataatgtatattgttCACAAATAAGGTCAAATACTAAGTTTGtactaaataaaaattattatttcaacttaaaattaatgtgtaagatacaaaacgaaattaacaaaatttaattaattctttcttaaaaaaAGGATATCTAccgaattatacacaaaatttaattaaagatacctatagtAATGTATATTGTTCACAAATAAGGTCAAATACAAAGCTagtactaaataaagaattattattttaacttaaaataaatgtgtaagatacaaaacaaaattaacgaaagtttaattaattctttctcaaaaaaagaTGCATACCATAACTAaaatatacacaaaatttaattaaagatacctatagtaatgtatatgatacatatagtaatgtatattgttcacaaataaggtcaaatacaaagcttgtactaaataaagaattattattttaacttaaaattaatgtgtaatatacaatgattctttctcaaaaaggATACATACCAtaattgaattatacacaaaatctaTATTATACACAAATTTAACTAAAGATATCTATTGCATCCTTTTTTTTGTACGTCTTTGGTCATTAAAAagagaatattttatttttagtttaaatcttaaaataattggctttgattaattaaataatgaaattcaaCTTACAGAAAATCTTGGACTACTATTTCCATTAAATATGTTTCCATttaggcagaatacataaaatgacACCTGAACTTGTACcccaaatccctgttacacacctGTTGACCACAGGAATATTTTCAAACACTCAACCTTTCAATATTGTATCTATTACACACCACTTTGATATTTGACCACTTCTTTTAAATAGGTGCATGTCACGCACCAATATCATCATGACATGTGTTattaagttaaaaaataaaaaaaaggtctccagcaaatttttattttttaaaaaaaggaacccaggcaaaaaaagaaaaagaaaagggaactCATCTTCTTCGCAAGACCAACAtaccaaaaattttaaaatcaagCTTAGACTTCTTCAAGTCTAAGATCCAACACTTAATTCAAAACATTGTTCTTTGGCATTCTTCAACAAGTTTCAATCCAACTCTCAATTCGTCTCCAAATGAGTTCCAACTTGAAATGGAGCTTCTAAACAAGAACTAATTCAGTATCCAAATATCAAttttagtaaaaaaataatttcaaataaacaattttagTATTGTTCTCTTGATTTAGCAAGTGTTTTAGCTATTGCAATCATCGAATTCACTAGTAGTACATTGGTGGTTGAATCGTAGCAATATTTGCATAACCACCATCGTAAATTGCTTGACCTTGAGAATGCATAAGAGCTTGGGAATGCATGAGTGCTTGTGAACCGCCCATTCTAGCCAAAGCAAGCTGCCATTCATAAGCGGCAAGATCAGTCGCTGAAAAACCAGGGACATGTGCCATGGCTGGAAGAGGAAGAGGGGTAAAAGTTGTTCCTGGTGGAGTAGGCTTGCTTCCCCACGAGCACTCAATAGGTTTACCAAAAAGGAATTGGGCACTTCCCAACTGAATTGCTCGAGCAGCTTCAGTATGGGTGCTGTATCTTATGAAACCAAAACCTTCACTTGTTTGTGCTGAGCGTGCATGCTTTACTTGCTCCTTCTTAAGCTGGTCTGGTGGATTTCTTTCAGTTTTGGCCTTTTTCTTGCAAGCTTTCAGCTCTTCACACTTTTCCCTATGTTTCCTTCCTAGAAGATGGCACTTCAAGTCATGCTCTGATTTGGTTGTTATTTGACATACTGCACAAGTCCACTCTTTCTGAACGTTCTTTAAGGAATTAGTCTCCCGGTGTTTAATCTCTTTGGGATTATCTGTTGGAACCGTTGTTTCCTTGATCGGCACACTTGTTGTTTTCTTCCCAGCCTGAACGAGTTTTTCCTTCACACTTTTAACCTGCAGTTCCACACGGAATACTTTAATCACTGGCTACGGATTACTTTAGCTTTAATTtatcataaaaaaataaatgcTAGGCTAGAATAAAGGTGGTGCTAATGTTTTAAAAGAACGCTTCAATTTTCTCACCTTCTTAGTGGCTTCAAATGTTTATAGGAGAAACTGAGGTTTGACTAAgcacaaaatttaagaaagaaagtaCAACTTTTAAAGTTTGTGATATTAAATATGTCATAAGTAACATTTAtaaaacttttgaaattgtggtctTAAACAATGCCATAACATTTGTTAATTTGATGGTAAAATGGGAAATTTAAATcgaaattatttccaaatttagaaggTATCACTCTTTTTGGAATTGTGGAATCAACCACTGGTGCTTGTATGCCTACACACACCCTCTTTGGGTGCGGCCCTTCTCGGACCCTGCATAAAcacgggatgctttgtgcactggGTTGCcccattctttttggaacggactaacAAAGAAATAGTATAATTCTTTTTCGATCAGATGGAGTATCTTCATCTATTGTTTGCTCAACAACTGCATCCTGAGCAATACTTAATATTCCAAGAAAGACCAAGGAAGTTCTAGGGTTAAAAAATTGACAACCTGTTTGGGGTCAGCTGCTTCATTAGTACTGTGCTCTGATTGTGGTGCAGCTGCATGTTTTACTTGCTCCTGCTTAAGCTcatttgactcttttgttgaaacaGGTAGGTCTCCTTCGCTCTTGGCCGTTTGCTTGCAAGTTTTCAACTCTTCACACTTTACCTTATGTTTCCTTCCATTAAGATGGGACTTCAAACAATGCTCTGAGCTGGTTGTCACTTGGCATACTGCACAAGTCCACTCTGTCTGAACTTGCTTTATAGAAGTAATCTCTGGAAGTTTAATCTCTTCAACATCTGCTGGAACAATCGTTTCCTCGACCTGCATTCCTACCGTTTTCTTCTCAATCTGAATTTGATTTTCCTTCACACTTTCAACCTGCAGTTCCACAGGCGTCTTAATCACTGGCATACAGATTAATACTTATGCTTGATTATAGAAAATAAATACTAGGCTAGAATAAAGAGGGTACTgatgttaatattttttttagagtATTACGTCTCTCCCTTGGTAAATTGCAAGGATTCCTTGATCTGCTGGAAGCGTTGTTTCCTTGATCGGCACACCTGTTGTTTTCTTCCCAACCTGAACTAGATTTTCCTTCACACTTTTAACCTGCAGTTCCACAGGGAGTATTTGAATCACTGGCTACGGATTACTTTAGCTTTATCATAGAAAAATAAACGCTAGGCTAGAATAAAGGTGGTGCTAATGTTTAAAAAGAACATAGACCTTCAGTTCTCTCAACTTTTTAGTGGCTTCAAATGTTTATAGGAGAAACTAAGGTTTGAGAATATACTAGGATAAATGAAATCGTGCGAACTTCAAAATTTACAAAGTGCCAGTTTAACTTTCAGGTTGCTTGATGATTGTTTTAGCATATACGAAGCTTCTTCTTAGTTTAAATGATAATGCACTTGATCTTAGTATGCATTATCAATTGCCATCTTGCACATTTAGCTTAATTGATCAGCCTAATCTTTTACCTTCGTAATAGTTAAGTTCATCTTGCAATTTTCCTAACTTGGCCACTAATAGTATCACTTGCAGCTAATTTGCTTTTCTCATGGGAACATCAAGCTCtcctcttttcatcaatcatcaCTTAATAGGTTGCTTAATACTCCATCCATTACAACTTATGTGGCatagtttgactaggcacgaagtttaagaaaagaatacttttgaaacttgtggtattAAATATGTCATAAAATTtataagacttttgaaacttgcgGTCTTAAACAATGCCATAACATTTGTGTAGCAAATGCTAATTAAGGTTAAAATGGGAAATTGAAATCAAATTATTTCCAACTTTAGaaggtgtcattctttttggaacgtaCTAACAACGAACTAGTGTCATTCTTTTTCGAACAGATGGAGTATCTTCATCTATTGTTTGCTCAACAATTGCATCCTGAGCAAGAAAGACCAAGGAAGTTCTAGGGTTATAAAATTAATAACCTGTTTGGGGTCAGCTGCTTCATTAGTGCTGCGGTCCGATTGTAGTGCAGCTGCATGTTTTACTTGCGCCTGATTAAGCTGATTTGACTTTGTTTTAACAGGTGAGCTTCCTTCACTTTTGGCCATTTGCCTGCAAGTTTTCAGCTCTTCACACTTTGCCTTATGTTTCCCTCCGTTAAGATGGGATTTCAAGTTATGCTCTGAGCTGGTTGTCACTTGACATACTGCACAAGTCCACTCTGTCTGAACTTGCTTTACAGAAGTAATCTCTGGAAGTTTAATCTCTTCAGTATCTGCTGGAACTACCATTTCCTCGACCTGCATTCCTATCATTTTCTTCTCAATATGAATTTGATTTTCCTTCACACCTTCAACCTGCAGTTCCACAGGCGTCTGGCATACAT is a genomic window containing:
- the LOC107827649 gene encoding uncharacterized protein LOC107827649 isoform X5, whose protein sequence is MRKLVTYWTIFSFISLFEHVFEKLIEWVPLWPYIKLITICWLVIPEFNGACYFYQHLVHPCLPLKLHDVIAQFYGSCYVCQHFAYYLCSFVKLQTFTDWFNKPMEDPSLQNETFWDVAERYLEENGSDPLVKLIASKTPVELQVEGVKENQIHIEKKMIGMQVEEMVVPADTEEIKLPEITSVKQVQTEWTCAVCQVTTSSEHNLKSHLNGGKHKAKCEELKTCRQMAKSEGSSPVKTKSNQLNQAQVKHAAALQSDRSTNEAADPKQVKSVKENLVQVGKKTTGVPIKETTLPADQGILAIYQGRDVESVKENQIQIEKKTVGMQVEETIVPADVEEIKLPEITSIKQVQTEWTCAVCQVTTSSEHCLKSHLNGRKHKVKCEELKTCKQTAKSEGDLPVSTKESNELKQEQVKHAAAPQSEHSTNEAADPKQVVKSVKEKLVQAGKKTTSVPIKETTVPTDNPKEIKHRETNSLKNVQKEWTCAVCQITTKSEHDLKCHLLGRKHREKCEELKACKKKAKTERNPPDQLKKEQVKHARSAQTSEGFGFIRYSTHTEAARAIQLGSAQFLFGKPIECSWGSKPTPPGTTFTPLPLPAMAHVPGFSATDLAAYEWQLALARMGGSQALMHSQALMHSQGQAIYDGGYANIATIQPPMYY
- the LOC107827649 gene encoding uncharacterized protein LOC107827649 isoform X3, which produces MGFLIFTLQLIDFFAWPVVALGYPICASIRAIETGSKYHMRKLVTYWTIFSFISLFEHVFEKLIEWVPLWPYIKLITICWLVIPEFNGACYFYQHLVHPCLPLKLHDVIAQFYGSCYVCQHFAYYLCSFVKLQTFTDWFNKPMEDPSLQNETFWDVAERYLEENGSDPLVKLIASKVEGVKENQIHIEKKMIGMQVEEMVVPADTEEIKLPEITSVKQVQTEWTCAVCQVTTSSEHNLKSHLNGGKHKAKCEELKTCRQMAKSEGSSPVKTKSNQLNQAQVKHAAALQSDRSTNEAADPKQVKSVKENLVQVGKKTTGVPIKETTLPADQGILAIYQGRDVESVKENQIQIEKKTVGMQVEETIVPADVEEIKLPEITSIKQVQTEWTCAVCQVTTSSEHCLKSHLNGRKHKVKCEELKTCKQTAKSEGDLPVSTKESNELKQEQVKHAAAPQSEHSTNEAADPKQVVKSVKEKLVQAGKKTTSVPIKETTVPTDNPKEIKHRETNSLKNVQKEWTCAVCQITTKSEHDLKCHLLGRKHREKCEELKACKKKAKTERNPPDQLKKEQVKHARSAQTSEGFGFIRYSTHTEAARAIQLGSAQFLFGKPIECSWGSKPTPPGTTFTPLPLPAMAHVPGFSATDLAAYEWQLALARMGGSQALMHSQALMHSQGQAIYDGGYANIATIQPPMYY
- the LOC107827649 gene encoding uncharacterized protein LOC107827649 isoform X1; the protein is MGFLIFTLQLIDFFAWPVVALGYPICASIRAIETGSKYHMRKLVTYWTIFSFISLFEHVFEKLIEWVPLWPYIKLITICWLVIPEFNGACYFYQHLVHPCLPLKLHDVIAQFYGSCYVCQHFAYYLCSFVKLQTFTDWFNKPMEDPSLQNETFWDVAERYLEENGSDPLVKLIASKTPVELQVEGVKENQIHIEKKMIGMQVEEMVVPADTEEIKLPEITSVKQVQTEWTCAVCQVTTSSEHNLKSHLNGGKHKAKCEELKTCRQMAKSEGSSPVKTKSNQLNQAQVKHAAALQSDRSTNEAADPKQVKSVKENLVQVGKKTTGVPIKETTLPADQGILAIYQGRDVESVKENQIQIEKKTVGMQVEETIVPADVEEIKLPEITSIKQVQTEWTCAVCQVTTSSEHCLKSHLNGRKHKVKCEELKTCKQTAKSEGDLPVSTKESNELKQEQVKHAAAPQSEHSTNEAADPKQVVKSVKEKLVQAGKKTTSVPIKETTVPTDNPKEIKHRETNSLKNVQKEWTCAVCQITTKSEHDLKCHLLGRKHREKCEELKACKKKAKTERNPPDQLKKEQVKHARSAQTSEGFGFIRYSTHTEAARAIQLGSAQFLFGKPIECSWGSKPTPPGTTFTPLPLPAMAHVPGFSATDLAAYEWQLALARMGGSQALMHSQALMHSQGQAIYDGGYANIATIQPPMYY
- the LOC107827649 gene encoding uncharacterized protein LOC107827649 isoform X6, whose product is MRKLVTYWTIFSFISLFEHVFEKLIEWVPLWPYIKLITICWLVIPEFNGACYFYQHLVHPCLPLKLHDVIAQFYGSCYVCQHFAYYLCSFVKLQTFTDWFNKPMEDPSLQNETFWDVAERYLEENGSDPLVKLIASKVEGVKENQIHIEKKMIGMQVEEMVVPADTEEIKLPEITSVKQVQTEWTCAVCQVTTSSEHNLKSHLNGGKHKAKCEELKTCRQMAKSEGSSPVKTKSNQLNQAQVKHAAALQSDRSTNEAADPKQVKSVKENLVQVGKKTTGVPIKETTLPADQGILAIYQGRDVESVKENQIQIEKKTVGMQVEETIVPADVEEIKLPEITSIKQVQTEWTCAVCQVTTSSEHCLKSHLNGRKHKVKCEELKTCKQTAKSEGDLPVSTKESNELKQEQVKHAAAPQSEHSTNEAADPKQVVKSVKEKLVQAGKKTTSVPIKETTVPTDNPKEIKHRETNSLKNVQKEWTCAVCQITTKSEHDLKCHLLGRKHREKCEELKACKKKAKTERNPPDQLKKEQVKHARSAQTSEGFGFIRYSTHTEAARAIQLGSAQFLFGKPIECSWGSKPTPPGTTFTPLPLPAMAHVPGFSATDLAAYEWQLALARMGGSQALMHSQALMHSQGQAIYDGGYANIATIQPPMYY
- the LOC107827649 gene encoding uncharacterized protein LOC107827649 isoform X4, which translates into the protein MGFLIFTLQLIDFFAWPVVALGYPICASIRAIETGSKYHMRKLVTYWTIFSFISLFEHVFEKLIEWVPLWPYIKLITICWLVIPEFNGACYFYQHLVHPCLPLKLHDVIAQFYGSCYVCQHFAYYLCSFVKLQTFTDWFNKPMEDPSLQNETFWDVAERYLEENGSDPLVKLIASKVEGVKENQIHIEKKMIGMQVEEMVVPADTEEIKLPEITSVKQVQTEWTCAVCQVTTSSEHNLKSHLNGGKHKAKCEELKTCRQMAKSEGSSPVKTKSNQLNQAQVKHAAALQSDRSTNEAADPKQVKSVKENLVQVGKKTTGVPIKETTLPADQGILAIYQGRDVESVKENQIQIEKKTVGMQVEETIVPADVEEIKLPEITSIKQVQTEWTCAVCQVTTSSEHCLKSHLNGRKHKVKCEELKTCKQTAKSEGDLPVSTKESNELKQEQVKHAAAPQSEHSTNEAADPKQVKSVKEKLVQAGKKTTSVPIKETTVPTDNPKEIKHRETNSLKNVQKEWTCAVCQITTKSEHDLKCHLLGRKHREKCEELKACKKKAKTERNPPDQLKKEQVKHARSAQTSEGFGFIRYSTHTEAARAIQLGSAQFLFGKPIECSWGSKPTPPGTTFTPLPLPAMAHVPGFSATDLAAYEWQLALARMGGSQALMHSQALMHSQGQAIYDGGYANIATIQPPMYY
- the LOC107827649 gene encoding uncharacterized protein LOC107827649 isoform X2: MGFLIFTLQLIDFFAWPVVALGYPICASIRAIETGSKYHMRKLVTYWTIFSFISLFEHVFEKLIEWVPLWPYIKLITICWLVIPEFNGACYFYQHLVHPCLPLKLHDVIAQFYGSCYVCQHFAYYLCSFVKLQTFTDWFNKPMEDPSLQNETFWDVAERYLEENGSDPLVKLIASKTPVELQVEGVKENQIHIEKKMIGMQVEEMVVPADTEEIKLPEITSVKQVQTEWTCAVCQVTTSSEHNLKSHLNGGKHKAKCEELKTCRQMAKSEGSSPVKTKSNQLNQAQVKHAAALQSDRSTNEAADPKQVKSVKENLVQVGKKTTGVPIKETTLPADQGILAIYQGRDVESVKENQIQIEKKTVGMQVEETIVPADVEEIKLPEITSIKQVQTEWTCAVCQVTTSSEHCLKSHLNGRKHKVKCEELKTCKQTAKSEGDLPVSTKESNELKQEQVKHAAAPQSEHSTNEAADPKQVKSVKEKLVQAGKKTTSVPIKETTVPTDNPKEIKHRETNSLKNVQKEWTCAVCQITTKSEHDLKCHLLGRKHREKCEELKACKKKAKTERNPPDQLKKEQVKHARSAQTSEGFGFIRYSTHTEAARAIQLGSAQFLFGKPIECSWGSKPTPPGTTFTPLPLPAMAHVPGFSATDLAAYEWQLALARMGGSQALMHSQALMHSQGQAIYDGGYANIATIQPPMYY